In Oenanthe melanoleuca isolate GR-GAL-2019-014 linkage group LGE22, OMel1.0, whole genome shotgun sequence, the following proteins share a genomic window:
- the SMUG1 gene encoding single-strand selective monofunctional uracil DNA glycosylase: protein MERGEEEEEEEEEEEEGRGAEDEEGGRAEAEGAGDGGGGAPGDAGAPGDAEDDDDDDDDDDDDDDDDEGLAARFLALELALSEQLRALPPPGPPVSLLYAPLEYAWEPHRRFVRRYLRTPKPVLFLGMNPGPFGMGQTGVPFGEAWHVREWLRVRGAVRKPPREHPKRPVLGLRCPRAEVSGARFWGLVRSLCPDPRAFFRHCFVHNLCPLLFLAESGRNVPLPELRRPERERLLRPCGAALVAAVRELRVRLVLGLGRVAELRARRELRAAGLDVAVRGIPHPSPRNPRANRGWEGEARARLEELGVMRLLRGEGRGGGLGAWGRLGSGGGGGWGGPGPV, encoded by the exons ATGGAgcggggggaggaggaggaggaggaggaggaggaggaggaggaaggacgCGGGGCCGAAGATGAGGAAGGAGGCCGGGCCGAGGCTGAAGGAGCCGGGGATGGCGGCGGCGGAGCCCCGGGTGACGCTGGAGCCCCGGGTGACGCTGAGGACGACGATGACgatgacgatgatgatgatgacgatgatgatgatgatgaaggcCTGGCCGCGCGgttcctggctctggagctcgCCCTGTCCGAGCAgctgcgggcgctgccgccCCCCGGGCCCCCCGTGTCGCTGCTCTACGCGCCCCTCGAGTACGCGTGGGAGCCGCACCGGCGCTTCGTGCGGCGCTACCTGCGCACCCCGAAACCCGTGCTGTTCCTGGGCATGAACCCCGGCCCGTTCGGCATGGGCCAGACCGGG GTCCCCTTCGGCGAGGCGTGGCACGTCCGCGAGTGGCTGCGGGTGCGGGGCGCGGTGCGGAAGCCGCCCCGGGAGCACCCCAAGCGCCCGGTGCTGGGGCTGCGCTGCCCGCGGGCCGAGGTGAGCGGCGCCCGCTTCTGGGGGCTGGTGCGGAGCCTCTGCCCGGACCCCCGCGCGTTCTTCCGCCACTGCTTCGTGCACAACCTGTGCCCGCTGCTCTTCCTGGCCGAGTCCGGCCGGAACGTGCCGCTGCCGGAGCTGCGGCGGCCGGAGCGGGAGCGGCTCCTGCGGCCGTGCGGGGCCGCGCTGGTGGCGGCCGTGCGGGAGCTGCGGGTGCGGCTGGTGCTCGGGCTGGGCCGCGTGGCCGAGCTGCGGGCGCGCCGGGAGCTGCGGGCGGCCGGGCTGGACGTGGCCGTGCGGGGGATCCCGCACCCGTCGCCCCGGAACCCCCGCGCCAACCGCGGCTGGGAGGGCGAGGCGCGGGCGCGGCTGGAGGAGCTCGGGGTGATGCGGCTGCTGCGGGGGGAGGGACGGGGCGGGGGGCTGGGGGCGTGGGGGAGGCTGGGGAGCGGggggggagggggctgggggggcccTGGACCGGTTTGA